The Caproicibacterium lactatifermentans genome contains a region encoding:
- the sleB gene encoding spore cortex-lytic enzyme: MKKAGMTAWRVLVVLLVSLLAFGMLLHYGRSTQTFSRLGSQGTEVTKIQTKLKQMGLYSGKTDGIYGSSTKKSVVTFQKQQGITADGIAGKQTLQALGISGGSSAMATGGQGKYSNNDIKLLATIVSAEARGEPYEGQVAVASVILNRVEHPSFPNTLAGVIYQPGAFSCLTDGGVNAAVSDSAYKAVRDAINGWDPSGGAIYYYNPVKSTSKWIFSRPVITVIGKHRFCS; the protein is encoded by the coding sequence ATGAAAAAAGCAGGTATGACAGCATGGCGTGTGCTGGTTGTTCTTCTTGTTTCCCTTCTTGCGTTCGGAATGCTGCTGCACTATGGCCGCAGCACTCAGACATTTTCCCGTCTGGGTTCTCAGGGTACAGAGGTTACCAAAATTCAGACAAAGCTCAAACAGATGGGCCTTTATTCTGGAAAGACTGACGGCATCTACGGCAGTTCCACGAAAAAGTCAGTTGTCACCTTTCAGAAACAGCAGGGCATTACTGCCGATGGTATAGCGGGCAAGCAAACGCTGCAGGCCCTAGGCATTAGCGGTGGTTCCAGCGCAATGGCAACGGGCGGACAGGGCAAGTACTCCAACAACGATATTAAGCTGCTGGCAACGATTGTGTCCGCGGAAGCGCGCGGAGAACCATATGAAGGACAGGTGGCCGTTGCTTCAGTTATTCTCAACCGTGTGGAACACCCCTCTTTCCCCAACACGCTTGCCGGAGTTATTTATCAGCCAGGTGCGTTTAGCTGCCTGACGGACGGCGGTGTCAATGCGGCGGTGTCGGATTCTGCCTACAAAGCTGTCCGCGACGCCATCAACGGATGGGACCCGTCCGGCGGTGCAATCTACTATTATAATCCCGTCAAAAGTACAAGCAAATGGATTTTCTCACGGCCAGTTATTACGGTTATCGGCAAGCATCGCTTCTGTTCGTGA